In the Arachis stenosperma cultivar V10309 chromosome 8, arast.V10309.gnm1.PFL2, whole genome shotgun sequence genome, ATTTTCTTACTAAAATATTGTTCtatgtactttttttttttctgttaaaTTTAATCTAAGCTGCAGGAAAGAGAAAAGGCAATAAAAAATAGAAGGGGGatgaaaattgaaagaaaaactcaaaaacagtGTCTTTCTGAAGCTCCCAACTTGTTTCTGGCTaccacttcaatcattcattcactgcaaaaataagaaaaagaaggatTAAATAATAGAAAGAGAGAGAGTTCATAGAAGACAAAACACAAAAGTGTGAGAAAGAATCAAAAGCCATTTCCATGTTACTTCCCTTCTTCATTTGCTTAGAATAACACAACCTGCATTTGCTTTTGCTTTTTGACTTTACCAAGCTGAAGGGGGGGAAGTGAAGGTCTTGTTCTTCAATGGTGAGCATGAGCCTCAAGCTCATAATGTGGAATGTGCTTCTTCCCCTGCTGCTCCTGGCATCTTCATTCTTTGTTTCTTGTAATGCTTCTGTGTCCTATGACTCAAAGGCTATCACCATTAATGGCCAAAGAAGGATCCTCATTTCTGGATCCATTCATTACCCTAGAAGCACCCCTGAGGTATTGCTCTCAGTCTCCTTTCTGGTTTCTGATGTTCTATTATTCTTTTTGCTCAAATGGGTACCTTGAAGTTTCTTCCTTTTTAGTGTTTTGTTTTATGGATTCCTGAGGTTCTGGTCTTTGCTTGTGGCTATTTCAGATGTGGCCAGATCTCATTCAAAAGGCTAAGGAAGGAGGTTTGGATGTGATTCAGACTTATGTTTTCTGGAATGGCCATGAACCTTCACCTGGCAAAGTAAGCTATTGCCTTGTGTGTTTTGCTTTTCACTGAGTGATTAATGGTTAACAAGTTTTTCGCCCTTTGGTAATTGTAGTATTATTTTGAGGGAAACTATGATCTGGTGAAGTTCATAAAGTTGGTGCAGCAAGCAGGCCTTTATGTGCATCTAAGGATTGGTCCTTATGTCTGTGCTGAGTGGAACTTTGGGTAATGAAAGCATTGATTTCCTTTCCTCCTAAGAACATTGGAAAAATTATTCTGGCACATGTTAGAACTAGAAATATCTTATAGCAGTTTTGCCTGATTGGATTTTAGGGGTTTCCCTGTTTGGCTGAAGTACATTCCAGGTATCAGCTTCAGAACAGACAATGGCCCTTTTAAGGTAAGATAGGAGACATAATTGGAAAATGTCAACCTTTTTCTTCTCCATTGATGTCATGTGAGCATCTTCTAATTAATCTTGACTTCTGCATTGCCATGTTGAAGTTTCAAATGCAAAAGTTTACCACGAAGATTGTCGATATGATGAAGGCAGAAAGATTATATGAAACTCAGGGAGGTCCAATAATTCTATCCCAGGTATGTGCTTCTGCAATTCCTCTAATAAGTCCAATCTCTTAATTTACATTATCTTGCAGACATCACTTATTTGTTTACCTTGTTTGTTACTTAGTCCAATCTTGGAGACTTGTATTGAGACTTTATATTTTACACTGGTGTCATTGACTCATTGTGCAGATTGAAAATGAATATGGACCTATGGAGTATGAAATTGGTGCTTCTGGTAAGTCCTACACTAAGTGGGCAGCAGATATGGCTGTAGGACTTGGTACTGGGGTTCCATGGGTCATGTGCAAACAAGATGATGCTCCTGATCCTATGGTAAGTTCAACCTAAACTGTAATTCTCTTTAGCATTCTCACCTAAGTGAGGATACTAAAAAGGGTTATATTTTTGAAGCCTCTATTATTGCATTGTTGATGCAATGCTTTATAGGTTTTAGGCAGCTTATAATTTCAATGTGAAAAACTTTTTTTCAGATTAACACTTGCAATGGTTTCTATTGTGATTACTTCTCTCCAAATAAGGCTTACAAACCAAAGATGTGGACGGAAGCTTGGACTGCATGGTATTGATTCCCTCTTTCCTGTTTATTATTTCTTCGGGGTTTCCATGAGAATTAGTAACATACAAGCTAGAGGGTAATGCCTGGTTTTTCATTTTATGACTCTTTACCTTTATGCTTTTTCAGGTTTACTGAATTCGGAGGTTCGGTTCCTTATCGACCTGCTGAAGATTTGGCATTTGCAGTTGCAAGATTTATACAGAAAGGGGGAGCATTTGTCAATTATTACATGGTAACTTAGTTTTTTGTTGGTATCAGTTTTTAGGTTCACTTTTTCTAAATACCCATCCTTTCTAACTATTTGTTCATTTCAGTATCACGGGGGAACAAATTTCGGTAGAACTGCTGGTGGTCCATTTATTGCTACAAGCTATGATTATGATGCACCTATTGATGAATATGGTAAACACACAGCATTCAAATACTTGACATGAACCATAAATACTTTGGTTTGTCTCATTATATACATTAGATTCCAAAATAagaaataatttgaaattattcaTTTTCAACATCTATTAGTAGGTCCTTTTCTGGAATTGCTTCATTCTTTCTCTTGTAGACTCTATCATACTATATGTGAAGTTAACTTGATTGACATAACACACATTTACACATTGGAGTAAATTGGACTATATTTTTCTTCCTATATTCAGGACTTCTCAGGCAGCCGAAGTGGGGTCATCTTAAAGATTTACATAGAGCAATAAAACTCTGTGAACCTGCTTTAGTTTCGGGGGATCCTGCTGTAACAAAGATTGGAAACTATCAAGAGGTATAACTTGATCTAGTAATGTGACAATTATCGATCCTGCGTGAGATGCTCTAATCAAAGTGAATTCCTAACTTTCATGTCCAGGCTCATGTCTTCAAATCAGACTCAGGAGCTTGTGCTGCATTCCTTGCAAACTATGACCCAAAATCATTTGCAAAAGTGGCATTTGGGAATATGCACTATAACCTGCCTCCTTGGTCTATTAGCATTCTTCCTGACTGCAAGAACACTGTTTATAACACTGCAAGGGTGAGCGGATCTTCTTTagaattataatataatttgagaTTTGATTAAAGAGATATACCAAGTATATATGATTGAGTGAATTAATAGCATGCTTGAAATAAAGAGAAGGATATCCTCTTTCACCATATTCAAGATCAAGTATAGATTTCAGTTGAAGTGAAGTTGCAAATATCTGTACAGGTTGGTTCGCAGAAGGCACAGATGAAGATGACCCGAATTCCCATTCATGGAGGACTCACTTGGCAATCATTTAATGAAGAACCAGCCTCTACTGATGACAGTTCCTTCACCATGACTGGCCTATTGGAACAGTTAAATACAACTAGAGATTTATCTGACTACCTTTGGTACTCCACAGAGTGAGTGACATACAATTTCTTTCTATCACAATCCTTTTCTATAAACTTAACAGATCATATTCCAGTTATCCATTCTGGTTTTTCCATATCTTAAATTTGTCTTGCTCCATTTCTTGCTAGTGTTGTGATTGATTCCAATGAAGGATTTTTGTGGAATGGAAAGGATCCTGTTCTTACAGTGTTATCTGCTGGGCATGCCTTGCATGTGTTTGTCAATGGTCAGCTATCAGGTGAGCAGCATATTGCTGGTTTATGAATTTTCGGTTATACTTAATTCATCATAAAACAAGTTAGTGTATTGTATTTGAGATTTGACAAATTAGAAGATTGAATGGAATTAATATATCAGGGCGTCATCAAGTAATTTATGTACATAACACTTGGTGAACAGGAACTGCTTATGGAAGCTTAGAATTCCCCAAACTAACATTTAGCCAGGCTGTGAAGCTCAGAGCTGGTGTTAATAAAATCTCTCTTCTAAGTGTTGCAGTTGGACTACCGGTATGTTCTCCATCACACACACGTGCGCACACATACACAAACGATATTGTCAGATTCACCACCTTCATTTCCACTCTGCCAATTTTCATAATCACGAAATGTATAAATTACATAACTAACTTGTGTCTGTTCCTGACATGCAGAATGTTGGTCCACATTTTGAAACATGGAATGCTGGTGTTCTTGGCCCAATTACATTATACGGTCTCAACGAGGGGAGAAGGGACTTGTCTTGGCAGAAATGGTCTTATAAGGTTCTTCCTAAAACATtcatcatgccatctctttctaTTGCTTTATTTTGCTTGAGATTCACTTGAATGCTTGTTTTATTTAGATTGGTCTTAAAGGAGAAGCCTTGAGTCTCCATTCTCTCAGTGGAATTTCCTCAGTTGACTGGATTCAAGGGTCTTTAATTTCTCAAAGGCAGCCACTGACTTGGTACAAAGTGAGTATATCACAAAGCTTCTTTAGCATTCTTTTCGGTTGCACTTGTTGAAAGGCTTATGATAACATCCtactctctttttcttcttttcttgtcttttctttattaattgcaGACTACTTTTGATGCTCCGGCTGGAACCGCACCATTTGGTTTAGATATGGGCAGCATGGGCAAAGGTCAAGTGTG is a window encoding:
- the LOC130946449 gene encoding beta-galactosidase 1-like, with the translated sequence MVSMSLKLIMWNVLLPLLLLASSFFVSCNASVSYDSKAITINGQRRILISGSIHYPRSTPEMWPDLIQKAKEGGLDVIQTYVFWNGHEPSPGKYYFEGNYDLVKFIKLVQQAGLYVHLRIGPYVCAEWNFGGFPVWLKYIPGISFRTDNGPFKFQMQKFTTKIVDMMKAERLYETQGGPIILSQIENEYGPMEYEIGASGKSYTKWAADMAVGLGTGVPWVMCKQDDAPDPMINTCNGFYCDYFSPNKAYKPKMWTEAWTAWFTEFGGSVPYRPAEDLAFAVARFIQKGGAFVNYYMYHGGTNFGRTAGGPFIATSYDYDAPIDEYGLLRQPKWGHLKDLHRAIKLCEPALVSGDPAVTKIGNYQEAHVFKSDSGACAAFLANYDPKSFAKVAFGNMHYNLPPWSISILPDCKNTVYNTARVGSQKAQMKMTRIPIHGGLTWQSFNEEPASTDDSSFTMTGLLEQLNTTRDLSDYLWYSTDVVIDSNEGFLWNGKDPVLTVLSAGHALHVFVNGQLSGTAYGSLEFPKLTFSQAVKLRAGVNKISLLSVAVGLPNVGPHFETWNAGVLGPITLYGLNEGRRDLSWQKWSYKIGLKGEALSLHSLSGISSVDWIQGSLISQRQPLTWYKTTFDAPAGTAPFGLDMGSMGKGQVWLNGQSLGRYWPAYKASGTCDSCDYAGTYNENKCRSNCGEASQRWYHVPHSWLKPTGNLLVVFEELAGDPNGIFLVRRDIDSVCADIYEWQPNLRSYQMQASGKADKPIRPKVHLSCGFGQKISSIKFASFGTPEGSCGNFHEGSCHAHKSYDAFQRNCVGQSWCTVTVSPENFGGDPCPNVMKKLSVEAICT